From the genome of Campylobacter concisus, one region includes:
- a CDS encoding mechanosensitive ion channel domain-containing protein: MKKILVLILFCFTLYAEENVTLEQNGSQNLQNNELIKDISNLDNSLKNNIWITRYANYNTYQRLINELEKNENELKKLDKSSRRGSDIIKRIQTLKEQINLLKEYEKTPFSNMLAAPEMDTPPRITSPVALISGFSYIKKIKSDKIEYQRHIKELDTLLEKLETKENLLNRLNLIEENEQNRESLNLVKQEIGDFKAAKQIADTTYNVYEKRADEAINLTTADIKAQFLSMGYTAIIILLTIGLTFIAKFIVKRTITDNERFYTVNKFLNVLNITVIIIILLFSYIENVTYLVTVLGFASAGIAIAMKDMFMSMLGWMVIMFGGSIHVGDRIRVLHDGSEFVGDVIDISLLRLTVFEDVSYSTYKTNRRAGRIIFVPNNYIFTDLIANYAHYGMKTVWDGIDIMISFDSNHKKAVYLARNVVKKYSKGYTDIAKRQMNKLRSQYSIKNPNVEPRIYTFFEPYGINISCWFMSNSYATLALRSMISAEIIEAFLAQDDIKIAYPTQTMFVGKKENPSDHTAHGEQESESI, from the coding sequence ATGAAAAAGATCCTAGTTTTAATACTTTTTTGCTTTACCCTTTACGCTGAGGAGAACGTTACGCTTGAGCAAAATGGCTCGCAAAATTTACAAAATAACGAGCTTATAAAAGATATTTCAAATCTAGATAACTCCCTAAAAAACAATATCTGGATCACAAGGTATGCTAACTATAACACTTATCAAAGGCTTATTAATGAGCTTGAAAAAAACGAGAATGAACTAAAGAAACTGGACAAAAGCTCAAGAAGAGGCAGCGATATCATAAAGAGAATCCAAACCCTAAAAGAGCAGATAAATTTACTAAAAGAGTATGAAAAAACGCCATTTTCAAATATGCTAGCAGCTCCTGAAATGGATACTCCACCAAGGATAACAAGTCCTGTTGCACTTATATCTGGCTTTTCGTATATCAAAAAGATAAAGAGCGACAAGATAGAGTATCAAAGGCATATAAAAGAGCTTGATACGCTTTTGGAAAAGCTTGAAACAAAAGAAAATTTACTAAATAGACTAAATTTGATCGAAGAAAATGAGCAAAATAGGGAAAGCCTAAACTTGGTAAAACAAGAAATAGGCGACTTTAAAGCGGCAAAACAGATCGCTGATACAACTTATAATGTCTATGAAAAAAGGGCTGATGAGGCTATAAATTTAACCACGGCTGATATAAAAGCTCAGTTTTTAAGTATGGGCTATACAGCTATCATCATCCTTTTGACGATCGGACTAACATTTATCGCTAAATTTATCGTTAAAAGAACGATCACCGATAATGAGAGATTTTACACGGTCAATAAATTTTTAAACGTTTTAAATATCACCGTTATCATTATAATCTTACTTTTTTCGTATATCGAAAACGTCACATATCTAGTAACCGTGCTAGGTTTTGCTTCAGCTGGTATCGCCATTGCGATGAAAGATATGTTTATGAGTATGCTTGGCTGGATGGTGATCATGTTTGGCGGCTCTATACATGTGGGTGACAGGATCAGAGTACTTCATGATGGGAGCGAATTTGTAGGCGACGTCATTGATATTTCGCTACTTCGCTTAACTGTTTTTGAGGATGTTAGCTACTCAACCTATAAAACAAACCGCCGTGCAGGTAGAATTATCTTTGTACCAAATAACTATATTTTTACAGACCTAATCGCAAACTATGCACACTATGGCATGAAGACCGTTTGGGATGGTATAGATATCATGATAAGTTTTGATAGTAATCATAAAAAAGCCGTCTATCTAGCAAGAAATGTCGTCAAGAAATACTCAAAAGGCTATACCGATATCGCAAAACGTCAAATGAATAAATTAAGAAGCCAATATAGCATCAAAAATCCAAATGTCGAGCCAAGAATTTATACGTTTTTTGAGCCTTATGGTATAAATATCTCATGCTGGTTTATGTCAAATTCCTATGCCACACTCGCTCTTAGAAGCATGATAAGTGCTGAGATCATCGAGGCTTTTTTGGCTCAAGATGATATAAAGATCGCTTATCCAACACAAACCATGTTTGTAGGTAAAAAAGAAAATCCAAGCGATCATACAGCCCATGGTGAGCAAGAGAGCGAAAGTATTTGA
- a CDS encoding ABC transporter ATP-binding protein, which produces MNEIIVGKNITTSYGDKIMHDNVSWSVKEAEIYGFLGGSGAGKTTLMKTMIYLKKPSKGDIFFDGVNMWKSSQQEQQEIKLKSGTMFQFGALYSSMTILDNVGVLLHEYSKFNKRQIDEIAMFWIQKVGLKKEVSMLYPSELSGGMKKRAALARALVLSPRVLFLDEPNSGLDPVSSRQMDALIKELRDSIGVTVVMVTHDADSIFDILDRFLIIDNKKIAFEGNIKELEYLKNNPLEELFKMRKK; this is translated from the coding sequence ATGAACGAGATAATAGTTGGAAAAAACATAACGACAAGTTATGGCGACAAGATAATGCACGATAATGTGAGCTGGAGCGTCAAAGAGGCTGAAATTTACGGCTTTTTGGGCGGTAGTGGCGCTGGTAAAACGACGCTTATGAAGACGATGATATATCTAAAAAAGCCAAGCAAGGGCGATATATTTTTTGATGGCGTCAATATGTGGAAAAGTAGCCAACAAGAGCAGCAAGAGATCAAGCTAAAAAGTGGGACGATGTTTCAGTTTGGAGCGCTTTATAGCTCGATGACGATCCTTGACAATGTGGGCGTTTTGCTTCATGAGTACTCTAAATTTAACAAACGTCAGATCGATGAGATAGCGATGTTTTGGATACAAAAAGTTGGACTTAAAAAAGAGGTATCTATGCTTTATCCAAGTGAGCTAAGTGGCGGTATGAAAAAGCGTGCCGCGCTTGCAAGAGCCTTGGTGCTAAGCCCAAGGGTGCTATTTTTAGATGAGCCAAACAGCGGACTTGATCCTGTTAGCTCACGCCAAATGGACGCGCTCATAAAAGAGCTTCGTGATAGCATTGGCGTGACTGTTGTCATGGTGACTCATGATGCTGATAGTATTTTTGATATTTTGGATAGATTTTTGATAATAGATAACAAAAAAATAGCCTTTGAGGGAAACATAAAAGAGCTTGAATATCTTAAAAACAACCCACTTGAAGAGCTATTTAAAATGAGGAAAAAGTAA
- the trmD gene encoding tRNA (guanosine(37)-N1)-methyltransferase TrmD produces MKFTFITLFESLVKPYFCDSILKRAINNKFIEIDFINPRNFTNDKHNKVDDYMIGGGAGLLMFPQPLDESIKFLKEKDKNTHVIFLTPAGKKFNQNDAKRLSKKDHICFVCSRYEGLDERVVELWADEVFCIGDFVLTGGELPALCMSDAISRNILGVLGNDMSLEVESFEDNLLEAPSFTKPDNFRSIFVVSEFLKGNHAKIHTLKNKMAHCKTRFFRPDLYQKLKPHK; encoded by the coding sequence ATGAAATTTACCTTTATTACACTTTTTGAAAGTTTAGTCAAACCTTACTTTTGTGATTCTATTTTAAAACGTGCGATTAATAATAAATTTATAGAAATTGATTTCATAAATCCAAGAAATTTTACCAACGATAAACACAATAAAGTTGATGATTATATGATCGGAGGTGGAGCAGGGCTTTTGATGTTTCCACAGCCTTTGGATGAGTCGATCAAATTTCTAAAAGAAAAAGATAAAAATACTCATGTGATATTTTTAACGCCAGCTGGTAAAAAATTTAATCAAAATGACGCAAAGAGGCTCTCTAAAAAAGATCATATTTGTTTTGTTTGTAGTAGATATGAAGGCCTTGATGAACGAGTTGTTGAGCTTTGGGCGGACGAAGTTTTTTGCATAGGCGATTTTGTTTTAACTGGTGGAGAGCTTCCTGCGCTTTGTATGAGTGATGCAATATCAAGAAATATACTTGGAGTTTTAGGAAACGATATGAGCCTTGAAGTTGAGAGTTTTGAGGATAATTTACTTGAAGCCCCATCTTTTACAAAGCCTGATAATTTTAGATCGATCTTTGTGGTTTCAGAGTTTTTAAAGGGTAACCATGCTAAAATCCACACTTTAAAAAATAAGATGGCTCACTGCAAAACAAGGTTCTTTCGCCCTGATTTATATCAAAAGCTTAAGCCACATAAATAA
- a CDS encoding ABC-type transport auxiliary lipoprotein family protein: protein MRNLIYIAAAFFFFGCSLKTDVPQATMYEIHYSNKECSAENKQKELKNVFIENVSALDMVDTRKILIVAENNKIRYLSDAKFVSEPSEMVYKSLVKGLYSNCAAKPIFSPNAKDLRLKVSIISLQIRGDKAEVSLAYELFNANTSLKSGMITKEIFCPDPSSSTIFDTINKATNLAIDTLISEIIS, encoded by the coding sequence ATGAGAAATTTGATATACATAGCGGCTGCTTTTTTCTTTTTTGGCTGCTCACTAAAGACAGATGTGCCACAAGCTACGATGTATGAAATCCACTATTCAAACAAAGAGTGCTCAGCTGAAAACAAGCAAAAAGAGCTAAAAAATGTCTTCATAGAAAACGTGAGTGCTCTTGACATGGTTGATACTAGAAAAATTTTGATCGTAGCTGAGAATAATAAAATCAGATACCTAAGCGATGCTAAATTTGTCTCTGAGCCAAGCGAAATGGTCTATAAATCACTTGTAAAAGGGCTTTATTCAAACTGTGCTGCTAAGCCGATATTTTCACCAAATGCAAAAGATCTTAGACTAAAAGTAAGCATCATCTCTCTTCAAATAAGAGGCGACAAAGCCGAAGTCTCGCTAGCTTACGAGCTATTTAATGCAAACACTTCGCTAAAATCAGGCATGATCACGAAAGAAATTTTCTGTCCAGATCCAAGCTCAAGTACTATTTTTGATACGATAAATAAGGCTACAAATTTAGCAATCGATACGCTAATCTCTGAAATAATCTCTTAA
- the rplS gene encoding 50S ribosomal protein L19: MRNKYIEAFENAQIASKNIPDFRAGDTLRVATRIHEGDKTRIQNFEGICIARRGSGTGETFIIRKIGANSVGVERIFPIFSDSIEEIKVLRKGRIRRAKLFYLRDLRGKAAKIRELRK; the protein is encoded by the coding sequence ATGAGAAATAAATACATTGAAGCATTTGAAAATGCTCAAATTGCTAGTAAAAATATTCCTGACTTCCGTGCAGGAGATACATTGCGTGTTGCTACTCGTATTCACGAAGGCGATAAAACTAGAATTCAAAATTTTGAAGGTATTTGTATAGCTAGACGTGGTAGCGGTACCGGCGAAACATTTATCATTAGAAAAATTGGTGCTAACAGTGTTGGTGTTGAGAGAATTTTTCCAATCTTTAGTGACTCAATCGAAGAGATAAAAGTTCTTAGAAAAGGTCGTATTAGAAGAGCTAAATTATTCTATCTACGTGACCTTCGTGGTAAAGCTGCTAAAATCCGCGAACTTAGAAAATAA
- a CDS encoding MlaD family protein: MENRNSYTIVGMFFMACLTAFAIFIWWMTSKNNTKVDFKEYYIHTTELPSGLKVDSTVKFIGVPAGSVSDINFVDDKNALINITMKIREDLPIKADSVASIEVQAISGVASINISRGTKDFASGQKPILQLEESLFSKLGNNAENITLKINQTLDKVDNFFSPENIAHVESVLKNIDKFTQVLTDEEGLSEVDSIVKNVKNFTDTLNKTDTKELVKNLNRLISNANQVFVSANSAITGYNSLQELITKKAKDGEYDLRNTVGPLLREASDFLNGFDKTLREFRGALQRLEDNPYDFFFTNPVPNDKGDKK, encoded by the coding sequence ATGGAAAATAGAAATTCTTATACCATTGTTGGCATGTTTTTTATGGCTTGCCTTACAGCATTTGCGATATTTATCTGGTGGATGACTAGTAAAAATAATACAAAGGTTGATTTTAAAGAGTATTACATCCACACGACTGAGCTACCAAGCGGTCTAAAGGTTGATTCAACAGTTAAATTTATCGGTGTGCCAGCCGGAAGTGTTAGTGATATAAATTTTGTCGATGATAAAAACGCTCTTATAAACATTACGATGAAGATAAGAGAAGATCTGCCGATAAAGGCCGATAGCGTGGCAAGTATAGAAGTTCAGGCTATCAGCGGTGTGGCTAGTATAAATATAAGCCGTGGCACAAAAGACTTTGCATCAGGCCAAAAGCCTATCTTACAGCTTGAAGAGAGCCTCTTTTCAAAGCTTGGAAACAACGCTGAAAACATTACTTTAAAGATAAATCAAACACTTGATAAAGTCGATAACTTTTTCTCGCCTGAAAATATCGCTCACGTAGAGTCAGTCCTTAAAAATATCGATAAATTTACACAAGTTTTAACAGACGAAGAGGGGCTAAGTGAGGTTGATAGTATCGTTAAAAATGTAAAAAATTTTACAGATACTTTAAACAAAACCGATACAAAAGAATTGGTTAAAAATTTAAATAGACTAATTTCAAATGCAAACCAAGTTTTTGTATCGGCAAATTCGGCTATCACCGGATATAATTCGCTGCAAGAGCTCATCACAAAAAAGGCTAAAGATGGCGAATACGACCTTAGAAATACGGTTGGGCCGTTATTAAGAGAAGCGAGTGATTTTTTAAATGGATTTGACAAGACGCTTCGCGAGTTTAGAGGTGCGCTTCAAAGACTCGAAGATAATCCTTACGATTTTTTCTTCACAAATCCAGTTCCAAACGACAAAGGAGATAAGAAATGA
- a CDS encoding CorA family divalent cation transporter, giving the protein MSYKSSVCGYFYGDEYDYILLVSFTQKQSYKFLFKNGKIYKEDFDHECDKNEFETALKKLCNEYANKILEHQDELNEYEKIYASRKNFNQFIKRHHFLKYEIRKFQNKISHFYETLSICQSEQQNLKKELKNSTHEANVFRTMANEYACRIDDIYTFIQSIKNDKINQNIYILTMISAVMLPLNLITGFFGMNTQGLPFNETKNATIIVVSIMLGVILCCVIFLFWYTNKKK; this is encoded by the coding sequence ATGAGCTATAAAAGTTCAGTTTGTGGATATTTTTATGGCGATGAATACGACTATATTTTGCTTGTTTCTTTCACGCAAAAACAAAGCTATAAATTTTTATTTAAAAATGGCAAAATTTATAAAGAAGACTTTGATCACGAATGTGATAAAAACGAGTTTGAAACAGCCCTTAAAAAGCTATGTAATGAATATGCAAACAAAATTTTAGAACATCAAGATGAGCTAAACGAGTATGAAAAAATTTATGCTAGTCGAAAAAACTTTAATCAATTTATCAAAAGACATCACTTTTTAAAATATGAGATTAGAAAATTTCAAAATAAGATATCTCACTTTTATGAGACACTTTCGATTTGCCAAAGTGAGCAACAAAATTTAAAAAAAGAGCTTAAAAATAGTACTCATGAGGCAAATGTTTTTAGAACAATGGCCAATGAATATGCCTGCAGAATCGATGATATTTATACATTTATACAAAGTATAAAAAACGACAAAATCAATCAAAACATTTACATTTTGACAATGATATCAGCTGTAATGCTGCCACTAAATCTGATAACTGGCTTTTTTGGTATGAATACACAAGGCTTACCATTTAATGAAACTAAAAATGCTACCATAATAGTTGTATCAATAATGCTTGGAGTAATTCTTTGTTGTGTTATTTTTTTATTTTGGTATACAAATAAGAAGAAGTAG
- the aroB gene encoding 3-dehydroquinate synthase: MQINLNLKEKASSYKIYINELERLELKGKVGIVTNAKVAGLHLEKLLSILKCDEKFIISVPDGEEYKNLETVEQILEQLFVSKFDRSSTLIAFGGGVISDMTGFAASIYERGINFINIPTTLLAQVDASVGGKTGVNNKFGKNLIGSFCQPKAVFCEINFLKTLPKREFAAGVAEALKMAITFDKEMFDWLKSVNLDDENLAKLVEKSVILKAKVVEQDEKEKGLRAILNYGHTFAHVIENETNYKEFLHGEAVAIGMNMANRLSVKLGLLSEAQAEDIKQVLVKFGLPVNYKIENEYAFYEAFFMDKKTKDDKINFIIADKIGSAIIKNDIKKEDVLKILREFK; this comes from the coding sequence ATGCAGATAAATTTAAATCTTAAAGAAAAAGCATCAAGCTATAAAATTTATATAAATGAGCTTGAGAGATTAGAGCTAAAAGGTAAGGTTGGCATCGTTACAAACGCCAAAGTAGCGGGGCTTCATCTTGAAAAGCTACTTAGTATTTTGAAGTGTGATGAGAAATTTATCATAAGTGTGCCTGACGGCGAAGAGTATAAAAACCTTGAAACGGTAGAGCAAATTTTAGAGCAGCTTTTTGTTAGTAAATTTGATCGCTCATCTACGCTAATCGCTTTTGGTGGTGGCGTCATAAGCGATATGACTGGCTTTGCGGCGAGCATCTATGAAAGAGGAATAAATTTCATAAATATCCCAACTACGCTTCTAGCGCAAGTCGATGCGAGTGTGGGCGGAAAAACGGGTGTGAATAATAAATTTGGTAAAAATTTAATAGGCTCTTTTTGTCAGCCAAAGGCAGTTTTTTGCGAGATAAATTTCTTAAAGACATTGCCAAAGAGAGAATTTGCAGCTGGCGTGGCTGAGGCTTTAAAAATGGCGATAACTTTTGACAAAGAGATGTTTGATTGGCTAAAGAGCGTAAATTTAGATGATGAAAATTTAGCCAAGCTAGTTGAAAAGTCGGTAATTTTAAAAGCAAAAGTGGTTGAGCAAGATGAGAAGGAAAAGGGGCTAAGAGCTATCCTAAACTACGGCCATACCTTTGCTCACGTTATAGAAAATGAGACAAATTACAAAGAATTTTTACACGGCGAAGCGGTGGCAATAGGTATGAATATGGCAAATCGCTTAAGTGTAAAACTAGGGCTCTTGAGCGAGGCGCAGGCAGAGGATATCAAACAGGTTTTAGTGAAATTTGGCCTTCCAGTAAACTATAAAATAGAAAATGAATATGCATTTTACGAGGCATTTTTTATGGATAAAAAGACAAAAGATGATAAGATAAATTTCATCATTGCAGATAAAATCGGCAGTGCGATCATCAAAAATGACATCAAAAAAGAAGATGTTTTAAAAATTTTAAGAGAATTTAAATGA
- the tgt gene encoding tRNA guanosine(34) transglycosylase Tgt, giving the protein MKFEVIKKDGNARRGILTTAHSIIQTPVFMPVGTVGAVKSLDAFDMSEILDAKIILANTYHMYLRPGSKVVREFGGLHGFSKFDRSFLTDSGGFQAFSLRSNTKNDDGGIKFKSHIDGSTHYFTPRSVLDTQYDLGSDIMMILDDLVALPAEPKRIDLSIKRTIKWAKEVIDYHKFMQSKGVGLNQNIFGIVQGGTDYDARKFCAEALNEMPFDGLAIGGLSVGESNEAMYDTVEAVMPFMDELRPRYLMGVGTPEDLVENVERGVDMFDCVMPTRNARNGTLFTSFGKINIKSAKFINDHAPIDPACQCYTCKRYSRGYLNHLFKARELTFFRLASLHNLHYYLNLMKEMREAIERGEFAKFKRNFYAKRVKNEL; this is encoded by the coding sequence ATGAAATTTGAAGTTATAAAAAAAGATGGAAATGCAAGGCGTGGTATCCTAACAACTGCCCATAGCATTATACAAACGCCGGTTTTTATGCCAGTTGGTACGGTTGGCGCGGTTAAAAGCTTAGACGCCTTTGATATGAGTGAAATTTTAGACGCAAAGATAATCTTAGCGAACACCTATCATATGTACCTGCGCCCTGGCAGCAAGGTCGTGCGTGAGTTTGGCGGACTTCATGGATTTTCTAAATTTGATCGCTCGTTTTTAACTGATAGCGGCGGATTTCAGGCATTTTCACTTAGATCAAATACCAAAAACGACGATGGCGGAATAAAATTTAAAAGCCACATCGACGGCAGTACGCACTATTTCACACCAAGATCCGTCCTTGACACGCAGTATGATCTAGGCAGCGACATCATGATGATACTTGATGATCTAGTCGCCTTGCCTGCTGAGCCAAAAAGGATCGATCTAAGCATAAAGCGAACGATAAAATGGGCAAAAGAGGTGATTGATTATCACAAATTTATGCAGAGTAAAGGCGTTGGGCTAAACCAAAATATCTTTGGTATCGTTCAAGGAGGTACTGATTATGATGCGCGTAAATTTTGTGCTGAGGCCTTAAATGAAATGCCATTTGATGGCCTTGCGATAGGAGGGCTAAGCGTTGGCGAGAGTAACGAGGCAATGTATGACACTGTTGAGGCGGTTATGCCATTTATGGATGAGCTAAGGCCGCGTTATCTAATGGGCGTTGGCACACCAGAAGATCTCGTGGAAAACGTGGAGAGAGGCGTTGATATGTTTGACTGCGTCATGCCAACAAGAAATGCAAGAAACGGCACGCTCTTTACTAGCTTTGGCAAGATAAATATAAAATCAGCCAAATTTATAAACGACCATGCGCCGATAGACCCAGCTTGCCAGTGCTACACCTGCAAGCGCTACTCAAGAGGCTATCTAAACCACCTTTTTAAGGCAAGGGAGCTCACATTTTTTAGGCTAGCAAGCCTTCATAACCTGCACTACTATCTAAATTTGATGAAAGAGATGAGAGAGGCAATAGAAAGAGGCGAATTTGCCAAATTTAAGAGAAATTTTTATGCTAAAAGGGTAAAAAATGAGCTATAA
- a CDS encoding MlaE family ABC transporter permease: protein MQNKNDVIFVVANGAQTIKFIGEFSYKDAKNLQSIFKKIQKLNGNVKFDFSELKSIDYAVLILLKNTLNGKKFEIITNDEKIKAMSDLLNDEKIDFNYMPPHNSLNFFSRLGEKICEGFVNLLEFGSFLGEFLIKSVRILFNPANLRFREFSNYIKDGGVNAVFIVSLTAFLIGVVLAYLGSAMLASFGASIFIVEIMGMLTLREVAPLIAAIVVAGRSASSFTAQIGAMKLTEEIDAMKTMGFEPFNFLVLPRIIAMVLCVPVIIFIADSISILGQMIICQTILDISFSDYLNRFREMVELRHFAVGMIKAPFFGAVIAIIGCMRGFGVSQNAQSLGAMTTVSVVNAIFWVIALDAFFAIIFMWLKI, encoded by the coding sequence TTGCAAAATAAAAATGATGTCATTTTTGTAGTGGCAAATGGCGCTCAGACTATAAAATTTATAGGTGAGTTTAGCTACAAAGACGCAAAAAATTTACAAAGCATTTTTAAAAAAATCCAAAAGCTTAACGGCAATGTTAAATTTGACTTTAGTGAGCTAAAGAGCATTGACTACGCTGTTTTGATCCTTTTAAAAAACACGCTAAATGGCAAGAAATTTGAGATCATCACAAATGATGAGAAGATAAAGGCGATGAGCGATCTTTTAAATGACGAGAAGATCGACTTTAACTACATGCCACCGCACAATAGCCTAAATTTCTTCTCACGCTTAGGTGAGAAAATTTGCGAGGGATTTGTAAATTTGCTTGAGTTTGGCTCGTTTTTGGGCGAGTTTTTGATAAAGAGTGTGAGGATTTTATTTAATCCTGCAAATTTAAGATTTAGAGAATTTAGCAACTACATAAAAGATGGTGGCGTAAATGCTGTTTTCATCGTATCGCTCACCGCTTTTTTGATAGGCGTCGTGCTTGCATATCTTGGTAGTGCGATGCTTGCAAGCTTTGGGGCAAGTATATTTATAGTAGAGATCATGGGCATGCTAACGCTTAGAGAGGTGGCCCCGCTCATCGCTGCTATCGTCGTGGCGGGTAGATCAGCCTCTAGCTTTACCGCGCAAATTGGCGCTATGAAGCTAACTGAGGAGATAGATGCGATGAAGACGATGGGTTTTGAGCCCTTTAACTTCTTGGTGCTGCCACGCATCATCGCCATGGTGCTTTGCGTGCCTGTCATCATCTTTATAGCTGATAGCATAAGCATTTTAGGACAGATGATCATTTGCCAAACTATTCTTGATATCAGCTTTAGCGACTATCTTAATAGATTTCGCGAGATGGTCGAGCTTAGGCACTTTGCTGTTGGCATGATAAAGGCTCCGTTTTTTGGCGCGGTGATAGCGATCATTGGGTGCATGAGAGGATTTGGCGTTAGTCAAAACGCCCAAAGTCTTGGAGCGATGACAACCGTTAGCGTTGTAAATGCAATATTTTGGGTCATCGCGCTTGATGCATTTTTCGCGATAATTTTTATGTGGCTAAAGATATGA
- a CDS encoding COG3400 family protein — MKKILIIADGTFARNFLNRLLETKSNLHHYIVVSSEDYSQKSNYENFTFYQFDPTSLSKLKSVSDGYFSQFCIVCDDKNEAVAVYENLRQISTKTETVFMNSWELDEKCKEIFASDKHLSVVDIRDIAASRLMDYLPDLPVLADNIGLSEGEIMEVKVPIGSSYMYRHISSVAQKKWRIALIYRGSEIILPKPNVMIQPSDILLIVGDPNVLQNVYRSIKRESGQFPSPFGSNIYVLIDMISMDKERVSKLIKDSLYLHSKLNNKRLFFRVINPTLGENLDTLKAIKEKNIIVLMDYFNSNNKSIKYDVLKHDIGLILSDDKYFFKFKKLFYELKLPVLKTGKILLSNIKEGVILGDQSQEVENQSAVITDCCAQLDLEMKFYYFDNKHSDDEALREHFESISALFSKRIKIENHNLKNPLVKLKNTKDLLHFVMFTKSVANGGTFAFLSTNLNRLYKKLSQNAQLFVPVSE; from the coding sequence ATGAAGAAAATTTTAATAATCGCAGATGGAACTTTCGCAAGAAATTTTTTAAACAGACTACTTGAAACAAAATCAAATTTGCACCACTATATCGTTGTTTCAAGTGAGGATTACAGCCAAAAATCAAATTATGAAAATTTTACATTTTACCAGTTTGACCCAACTAGCCTCTCAAAGCTAAAAAGCGTGAGTGATGGCTATTTTAGTCAGTTTTGTATAGTTTGCGATGATAAAAATGAAGCGGTTGCTGTTTATGAAAATTTAAGACAGATCAGTACAAAGACCGAGACTGTTTTTATGAACTCGTGGGAGCTTGATGAAAAATGCAAAGAAATATTTGCAAGCGATAAACACTTAAGCGTGGTTGATATCAGAGATATTGCAGCATCAAGGCTTATGGACTATTTACCAGATTTGCCGGTTTTAGCTGATAATATCGGGCTTAGTGAGGGTGAGATCATGGAAGTTAAGGTGCCAATAGGTAGCTCTTATATGTATCGTCACATCAGCTCAGTAGCTCAAAAGAAATGGCGAATAGCCCTCATATATCGAGGTAGCGAGATAATCTTGCCAAAGCCAAATGTAATGATACAGCCAAGCGATATATTACTAATCGTTGGTGATCCAAATGTGCTTCAAAATGTTTACCGCTCGATTAAGCGTGAAAGTGGACAGTTTCCAAGTCCATTTGGTAGCAATATCTATGTGCTGATCGACATGATCTCAATGGATAAAGAACGTGTTAGCAAGCTCATAAAGGATAGCTTGTATTTGCATTCAAAGCTAAATAATAAACGCCTTTTTTTTAGAGTGATAAATCCAACTTTAGGTGAAAATTTAGATACTTTAAAAGCGATAAAAGAGAAAAACATCATCGTTTTGATGGATTATTTTAATAGTAATAACAAATCTATAAAATATGATGTTTTAAAGCACGACATCGGCCTAATCTTAAGCGATGATAAGTATTTTTTTAAATTTAAAAAGCTATTTTATGAGCTAAAACTTCCAGTGCTAAAAACAGGCAAAATTTTGCTCTCAAATATAAAAGAGGGCGTGATACTAGGCGATCAAAGTCAAGAGGTGGAGAATCAATCAGCTGTGATAACAGACTGCTGTGCACAGCTTGATTTGGAGATGAAATTTTACTATTTTGATAATAAGCATAGCGATGATGAGGCGTTAAGAGAGCATTTTGAGAGCATTAGCGCGCTATTTTCTAAGCGTATAAAGATAGAAAATCACAATCTTAAAAATCCGCTTGTAAAACTAAAAAATACAAAAGATTTGCTTCATTTTGTAATGTTTACTAAAAGCGTGGCAAATGGTGGAACATTTGCCTTTTTATCGACAAATTTAAATAGGCTTTATAAAAAACTAAGCCAAAATGCACAGCTTTTTGTGCCAGTAAGTGAGTAA